The genomic segment CGATACGTGCTTTCGCCATCACCGGAATTGAAACAGCACCTTGTACGTCCGTAATGATTCGTGGATCCGCCATGCGTGCAACACCGCCCGCTTTTCTTATATCAGAAGGGACGCGCTCAAGTGCCATTACTGCAATTGCCCCTGCCGCCTCCGCTATTTTTGCCTGCTCCGCATTAATGACGTCCATGATGACGCCTCCGTATTTAAAATTCATGTTACCTTCCCCCTTTTTTTATTGTCTAGAGTCCAGCGCCTAGAGGCTCGGAGGCCCACAGGATGTGGGTCACACAGACATTGCCGCAGGAAGCGGCGAATTTAGGCTGTGATCATTGAAAGCCGTGCCGACTATACGGCAAAGAACGCCGCTTGGGCCTGCCGGATGCAGGTCATGCAGTCGTTGCGACACGACGTCGCGAACTTAGACTGCCTTCCTATATAACCGTCTTATGCCTGTCGCCTCTGAACAGGCGCTTCCCTCTTTTCTTATTGTTCAGTATAATAGAATATGACCTTATTGAAACACCCAGTTCCAAACAAGTTGAAGGGGTCAGACGGAGTGGTTGCGGTGGAGATGCTATTAATCAAATTAGAAAAAAGTACAGATACGCCGCTATATGAACAAATGTACAACCAAATACGACGGGATATTACAGATGGAAAATTGCCAGTTGGCATGAAACTTCCATCTAAACGAAAACTTGGTGACTTTCTTGATGTGAGTCAGACGACGGTTGAACTTGCCTATGCACAGCTTGCAGCAGAGGGGTTTATTTCATCGAAACCTCGAAAAGGTTTTTATGTGCAGGCAATTGAAGAACTAGCTTACGCCCAACCGATGCAGCTGTCCGTAAAAAGGCCGGTTGAAAAAATTGAAGATATAACCTTCGACTTTTCACCCGGTAAAATCGATACAGAATCATTTCCTTTTACACAATGGCGAAAGTACGCAAAAGATGTGATGGACGAGTCTTCCAAGGATCTCCTGCTTCTCGGGCATCCTCACGGTGATTGGGAACTTCGTCAAGAAATTGCACGCTATTTATATCACTCCCGCGGCGTTGACTGTACGCCGGAGCAAGTCATCATTGGTTCAGGTACAGAACAACTTATGCCGCTTGTCATCCGCATTCTAGGAACGGCAGCGACATATGCAATCGAAGATCCCGGCTACCCGCTTACTCATCACGTTTTTTTCCACAACAACCGGGAAGCAATTCCGATTGCAGTCGATGAAGAAGGGATGGATGTAAGGTCTCTACAACACTCAGGTGCGACTGTTGCCTATGTGACTCCCTCTCATCAATTCCCTACCGGCATCGTCCTCTCAGCAGCGCGTAGGACTGCTTTATTGAACTGGGCATCATCAGGTGACGAACATTTTATCATCGAAGACGATTATGACAGCGAATTCCGATATACTGGAAGGCCAATCCCTTCCTTGCAAGGTATGGATAAAGGCGGCAACGTCATTTATTTAAGTACATTTTCAAAATCTCTGATGCCATCGCTACGGATTGCTTATATGGTGCTTCCCCTTATGTTACTAAGTCGTTATGAAAAAGCATTCATTCATTATTCAGCAACAGTACCAAGGCTCGACCAGCACATCCTGGCCCGCTTCATGGCTGACGGTCACTTTTCACGCCATTTAAATAGGATGCGGAAAATATATAAACGTAAACTTCAAGTTCTCACAGAGGCCCTGTCATCCTACGCTCCGCATGTTTCATTTTCAGGCGATGAAGCAGGCATGCACATTATTCTTACCGTCCACACTGAAACAAATGAAAGATCCCTAGCAATAGCAGCAAAGAAGGCAAGCATCCGCGTATACGGCTTAAACGGTTACAGAACAGCTCCCAAAGAAGGTGAACCATCCTTCCTTCTCGGCTTCGGCGGCCTTTCTACAGAGGCCATTAAACAAGCCATCGAGGATCTCATGTATGCATGGTCCATTGAAAAAGGCGAAGAATCCATTTAAGGATTCCTCGCCTTGATGTTTTATTTAAACAAACCTTTTACAAATCCTGTTGCACTACTCCAAATGCTTGCGAAAAAGTCACCGATTGCGCTCATTGTAAGCGAGAACCAGCCAGCCTTCTCAACTGCATCCTTCGTAACAACATCAGCTCCCGGATTAGTTGAATCAATGAAGCCATAATCCGTTCCTTCTGTTTTCACGAGATTGACATGACCGACAACTGTACCTTTTTTAATAGGTGCCTGAAGTGCATTGTCCTTCATTTTTGATTCATCAATCACAAGTTCAGGTACATAGAGATCCTTTTCACTCGTTTTCACCATCATACGGATCGGTTCCTTTACCTCTACAGCGACAGTTTTCGCTTTCCCTTTGACAACGTCGAGCGTTTTAGAATCTTTGAACTGATAACCAGCCGGAACAAATTCAACTTCTGAGAATTGACCGAAACCGTAGTCGAACAAAGCACGCGTCGCATCAAATCGTGCTTTGTACGAGCCTACACCTTTCGC from the Sporosarcina psychrophila genome contains:
- a CDS encoding PLP-dependent aminotransferase family protein → MEMLLIKLEKSTDTPLYEQMYNQIRRDITDGKLPVGMKLPSKRKLGDFLDVSQTTVELAYAQLAAEGFISSKPRKGFYVQAIEELAYAQPMQLSVKRPVEKIEDITFDFSPGKIDTESFPFTQWRKYAKDVMDESSKDLLLLGHPHGDWELRQEIARYLYHSRGVDCTPEQVIIGSGTEQLMPLVIRILGTAATYAIEDPGYPLTHHVFFHNNREAIPIAVDEEGMDVRSLQHSGATVAYVTPSHQFPTGIVLSAARRTALLNWASSGDEHFIIEDDYDSEFRYTGRPIPSLQGMDKGGNVIYLSTFSKSLMPSLRIAYMVLPLMLLSRYEKAFIHYSATVPRLDQHILARFMADGHFSRHLNRMRKIYKRKLQVLTEALSSYAPHVSFSGDEAGMHIILTVHTETNERSLAIAAKKASIRVYGLNGYRTAPKEGEPSFLLGFGGLSTEAIKQAIEDLMYAWSIEKGEESI